The sequence below is a genomic window from Clostridium putrefaciens.
TACACTTATAATTAAAATAGCTATTCTATCTAAAAGCTTATCTACCATATCCATAGAACTTACAACTCTTATAACTGCTATTATATTAGAATCTATTTTTAAAGGTGCTGATACTGACATTATCTTATTAGATGCGTATGACCCATCAGGTTTTCCTACCCAAACAGCAGTCTCGTTTCCTAATGCCATTTTTATATCTGTATATTCTAACTTAGTTCCAGCAACAATACCAAGATCATCCCATATAACCCTACCTTCTTTATCTAATATTTGAACTTCAACATCTAAATTAGAAAAAAAACTTTCTTCTAAATCCTCATAAATCTTTTTAGCATCAGAATCATTTAGATATTTAGAGTAAAACCTTGTTGATAAAACAACTTGATCTTTCAATATAGTTTCCATGGCTTTATAATAATATCCTCTTACACTTATCCAAAGTAAGAATCCTAGTAGAGATATAGTTATTAGTATAGTTATAAAATAATAGCTTATTATCCTCGATTTTATACTCCTAAATGTTTTTAGCTTATTCATATATGTTAAACCTTTTTAAATCGATATCCATAGCCCCAAACAGTTTCTATATACTTTGGCTTTGAAGGATCTTCTTCTATCTTTTCTCTAAGTCTCCTTATATGAACATCAACAGTTTTTATGTCTCCATAAAAATCTTCACCCCATATATTATCCAAAAGCTCATCCCGGCTAAAGGCTCTATCTAGGTTATACATAAATAATTTAATTATTTGAAACTCTTTTAAAGTAAGTTTAACTTCATCCTCTTCTATAAATACCTTTTGTGATCTATCATCAAGAGACAAAGGACCATTAAATACGACCTTTTCCTTATCTTCCTTTGCATTTCCTCCACTTCTTCTTAAAATAGCCTTTATTCTATATATAAGTTCTGTTGGATTAAAAGGTTTAGTTATATAATCATCAGCACCTAGCTCTAACCCTATTATCTTATCCATATCTTGGTTTTTTGCTGTTAGCATTATTATTGCAACCTGAGGGTTATCCTTTCTTATTAACTCACAGGTTTTATATCCATCTATACCTGGAAGCATTATATCTAGAATTATAAGATCTAACTTCTCTTTTTCACAAATAATTAGTGCTTCTTCTCCCGATCCTGCTTCTCTAACTTCAAATCCACTTATGTTTAAGTTTATCTTTATAAAACTTCTTATGTTTTCTTCATCCTCAACTATTAATACCTTACTCATTAAATCACCTCTTTATTATTATTTGTTTATCTCTTTTGACAAAGGGTAATATATTACTTGTTTTAAAATATTTGATGTGGGATTTTCGGAAAAAGAACCATCTAAAGATAACTTCTCAAATTGTTCAATTGCATTCTTAAAGTACGTTTCTGATTTTGCCTTATCACCCAAAGCTTTATATGATATACCAAGCTCGTAATATATATCTATTGTAGAATATTCTTTAGGTTCATCATGGAAATAATCATTATCATTTAATGCCCCTATATCCTTAATCTTATTTAATATGTCTATAGCCTGATTATATTCCCCTAAGCCATTTAGAGCCCTAGCCTTTAGTATCAAAAACTTGTAGTATCCTACTTGAATTGTAGGTTCTCCTTTTTTATCCTCTTTATGCTTAAATACTTCATTTAAAGATTCTAAAGCTTTAGTATATTGTTTTGACTTTATTTGAGACTCTACATAATAATACCAAATTAATTCATTATTCATTTCCTGAATTAATTCACCCTTATAATATTCAGCATTTTTTGTATAATAATCATAATAAAAGTCTTCTGCCCCATAAAACTTCTCACCATCAAAGCCTATAACATAACTACTATAATCTCTATTAGATTCATTAACCTGAGCTCCAAATACAAAGTGTTTATCTTCATCCTTATCTGGAGTGTTAATTATATCCATCCTATTCCATCTACCAATAGAAACCTCTTTAACATTGTCTCCTTTAAAATCGTATAAATAAAAATCAGTACCAGCATTACCGGAAATTAAATAACCTACTAAAAATCTTTTATCTTCCTTATTCTTAACAGTCAAGGTTTTCAATGTTGATATAGAGTTCCCCTCTACAGCCCTTTCATATATCTTTATCCATTCACCATCTTTTTCTTTTAGTACAAAAAAACCTTTTTTAAAATTAGAATCATCTTTAAAAAGCACTATGATCTCATTAGTTGAATCTCCATCCACATCTATAGATAATATATTCTTTTTACCAGAAGTCTTACTTTCTTCTAACAATTTGCCACCCTTTGGCATAAACCTTTGCACTAATATCCTTAATTTATCTATATCTACACTATCCCCTTCTTCAAATTCTTCATTTTTCGAAAGTTTTGGTGATCTTATCAGTGAGGATGGTACATCATAAAAATTACAACCTGAAAATATAAATATTAATGAGAACATAGCTAAAGCTCTAAACAACCTTTTACAATCATTTATCAAAAAATCACTTCCTATATTATAAATCTACTCATACAAATATAATACCATATTAGATTTAAAAATAGTTTATAAAAGTATTACATGTTTTATCTTTAATCTTTAGAGGATTTTGAAGTTATATATCGAATTAAACATTATGTAACTTATTTGTGATTTAAAGTTACGCAGGCTTTTTAATAATTTTATAAATGCTTTAAGGAGGATAAAGATGTTTTATACTTTCATTTCTGTGTTCTTTAATATATTTTTAATTACTTTTATTACCTATTTAATTTACGCTCTTAAAGATCTAAAATCTGCAAAAAAAAGTGAGCTTTATCTGAAAAGTATTTTAGAAGTTTTAGATGAAGATATAACATTAATTACTAGTGATGAAGATATTTATTATTATAATCATAAATCGCTAAGTACCCTTATTACACCAATCACTGCTAACTATAGACATTCTGATGATTCATATAAAGTTATAAACTTACAAGAACTTAAATCTAATTTAAGCAATAATGACCTAGTAAATCTTGATAAAGTTATATGTGGGTCCCTTGGTAGTTATGAATTCAAAGAAAATATTGATTCAGATGGAAATGTACGTAGGTTTAAGGCTTATCATATAAAAGATATAAATTGCACATTGATTATATGCAGTAACATCACGTCCTTACATAATCTTAAAAATACAATCCATGAAATGGAGCATAATTGTAAATTTAATTGTCCTAAACTAAAAGAGATTATTAAAAATGACAAATGTAAAACTGAATTTTTAGCTAATATATCTCATGAGTTGAGAACTCCAATAAACATAATCTTTAGTGCTGTGCAAATGGTTGCCCTAAAATCATCCTTATCTAATGATGATTTTATATCTTTTCATCGATATAATAAGATGATAAAGCAAAATTGCTATAGGTTACTACGGCTTATAGATAATCTAATAGATATAAGTAAAATAGATTCTGGTTTTTATAATATTTCTATTAAAGATCATGAGATAATAAAGATCGTTGAGGATATAACATTATCCGTTGCTAATTACATAGAAGATAAAAATATAGAACTTATATTTGATACAGAGTTAGAAGAAAAGATTATAGCCTGTGATCCTGATAAGATAGAGAGGATAGTTTTAAACCTTCTTACAAACGCAGTTAAGTTTACACCAGAAGGAGGCTCCATATTTGTGAACATCTACGATAGAGGTGATTACATTACTCTCTCCATAAAAGACACGGGAATAGGCATACCTGATGATAAAAAAGATATCATCTTTAAACGATTTTGTCATGCAGAAAAGTCTTCTCACCTTAACGCTTCAGGAAGTGGGATAGGACTTTCATTAACAAAGTCTTTAGTGGAGATGCATAAGGGCAGCATTCATGTATCAAGTTCCTATGGACATGGTTCAGAGTTTATGGTAAATCTTCCTTCTGTATTATCAAACAATTCAAATACGAAATCCACCTTTGAAAGCTCTAAAAAACAAAATATTGAACGAATAAACATAGAGTTTTCTGATATATATTCTTAAAATTAAATTAAGATTACATTGATATAAAGAAAACGTTGATGAATAATTGTATATAGACTTGATTAAAGGTTACCTTTTAATATGAATATTTTACTTATAAACTAAAAAGAAATGTCTCTTTATATAAAAATAAAAAGACATTTCTAAATATATACAAGTATACATTACTTTACATTTATCATTCTACATTATTAAGATTAAAAACTACCGCCTTTGGTCTAGACATAGCTTCTATAGAGTATCTAATTCCTTGAATACCCATACCTGAGGACTTAACTCCAAGGAATGGGAAATGATCTGGCCCTCTTTCAGGTTTATTATTTATTTGTACTGTTCCAACTTCTAATTTATTTGCTATATAAAAGGCCTTATCTATATCTTTTGTAAATACAGAGCTTTGTAATCCATAATCAGATTCATTTGCTATATTTATAGCTTCATCTATGGACTTAATTCTTATTATAGGAAGTATAGGTCCAAAAGGTTCTTCCCATGCAAGCCTCATATCTAATGTTACGTTATCATATAAGGTTGGATATACTAAATTTCCGTCTCTCTTTCCTCCAACTAAAAGCTTAGCCCCTTTTTTATCTGCATCCTCCATAAGGCCCATAACAAAATCTGCCGAAGCTTTATTTATAAGCGGTGTTATTATTACCGCTTCTTCTCTTGGATCACCTGACTTTAATTTGCTTATTTTATCTTTTAACTTTTCTACTAGCATATCTGCCACAGATTGCATAACTAATACCCTCTTAACAGCAGTACACCGCTGTCCTGAATATGAGTAAGCTCCTGAAACTATATTATCTACCGTTATATCTAGGTCTGCGTCCTCAAGTACAATTGCTGCATCTTTACCTCCTAATTCTAAAAGCAAAGGCTTCATTGTAGTTATCCTTGATATATGCTGTC
It includes:
- a CDS encoding tetratricopeptide repeat protein, with the protein product MINDCKRLFRALAMFSLIFIFSGCNFYDVPSSLIRSPKLSKNEEFEEGDSVDIDKLRILVQRFMPKGGKLLEESKTSGKKNILSIDVDGDSTNEIIVLFKDDSNFKKGFFVLKEKDGEWIKIYERAVEGNSISTLKTLTVKNKEDKRFLVGYLISGNAGTDFYLYDFKGDNVKEVSIGRWNRMDIINTPDKDEDKHFVFGAQVNESNRDYSSYVIGFDGEKFYGAEDFYYDYYTKNAEYYKGELIQEMNNELIWYYYVESQIKSKQYTKALESLNEVFKHKEDKKGEPTIQVGYYKFLILKARALNGLGEYNQAIDILNKIKDIGALNDNDYFHDEPKEYSTIDIYYELGISYKALGDKAKSETYFKNAIEQFEKLSLDGSFSENPTSNILKQVIYYPLSKEINK
- a CDS encoding response regulator transcription factor produces the protein MSKVLIVEDEENIRSFIKINLNISGFEVREAGSGEEALIICEKEKLDLIILDIMLPGIDGYKTCELIRKDNPQVAIIMLTAKNQDMDKIIGLELGADDYITKPFNPTELIYRIKAILRRSGGNAKEDKEKVVFNGPLSLDDRSQKVFIEEDEVKLTLKEFQIIKLFMYNLDRAFSRDELLDNIWGEDFYGDIKTVDVHIRRLREKIEEDPSKPKYIETVWGYGYRFKKV
- a CDS encoding sensor histidine kinase, which translates into the protein MFYTFISVFFNIFLITFITYLIYALKDLKSAKKSELYLKSILEVLDEDITLITSDEDIYYYNHKSLSTLITPITANYRHSDDSYKVINLQELKSNLSNNDLVNLDKVICGSLGSYEFKENIDSDGNVRRFKAYHIKDINCTLIICSNITSLHNLKNTIHEMEHNCKFNCPKLKEIIKNDKCKTEFLANISHELRTPINIIFSAVQMVALKSSLSNDDFISFHRYNKMIKQNCYRLLRLIDNLIDISKIDSGFYNISIKDHEIIKIVEDITLSVANYIEDKNIELIFDTELEEKIIACDPDKIERIVLNLLTNAVKFTPEGGSIFVNIYDRGDYITLSIKDTGIGIPDDKKDIIFKRFCHAEKSSHLNASGSGIGLSLTKSLVEMHKGSIHVSSSYGHGSEFMVNLPSVLSNNSNTKSTFESSKKQNIERINIEFSDIYS